One stretch of Cyclopterus lumpus isolate fCycLum1 chromosome 10, fCycLum1.pri, whole genome shotgun sequence DNA includes these proteins:
- the frmpd3 gene encoding FERM and PDZ domain-containing protein 3 — protein MAKVQDGHTNACDSSAMLEESQDGMDSGTLSPASARQVTIQRHPTQGFGFIAGSQRPVIVRSVSADGPSFGKLFPGDQILAINEETVSDAPRERVIDLVRRCKDTIVLTVLQPHQSPKSAFISAAKKARLRTNPPKVRFSEQVSISDPDSTMLKDDSLLLIPNVLKVFLENGQIKSFTFDNRTTVRDVISSLQDRLSLRYIEHFALVLEAGGLDQNQRLHLLQENQPLTHVVHRTYFQGMKCLFRICFFPKDPADLLRRDPAAFEYLYIQSRNDVIKERFGMDWKSDITLRLAALHIYITVSSARPNQKISLKHVEKEWGLEPFLPLTLLPTVKEKNVCKSLSQLLKTYQHPPPSGNKVPPLQGKLQYMCVLNDLPPFGGILFHTVGLDEKQSATTLLVGPRHGISHVIDLKNNLTTVLAEFSRVVKIQLYRESQGVARVEVTIHEAKPLVLLMEWPDASNFACLISGYYKLFVDPKRTIYFRTPGQSQLTKADYRSSHHAHPRSGATSLPSGGRRGDERESSHRESGASRALVPAEPQHLGLCHLHLREQQQFQELQTHTEAELDINENFISHEPPGRPRTKSDPTQQTTEEIPGVLESPAVENVGFRIRAQTMRQSQKTSRYFCDSCKARHKAEGLPTAMNSSGSSGKHCSSACASRAGGAVDLMALPPPGIEEEEEADAGEEKLQPPPPAIAAPPPGFRDNSSDEDDSKRGRKARTSASPGVASGKLAQAKEDVPVTLIDNVATRTVRDHAQELDDALVSTLQALEALAASEDYPHHPQQPTQTAGLIVLAAITPESSLDSGHETNSSELTDVSEMVSAMKQNQNQAYLLAHHINKERILCRRDFPLAIPGCTAKTIETGAFSVGQIRAGGTPKQVIISKTVPVKVSPSQDSAVLRVVTEQGGNQETQMEQKEEMKANLESTKANTPERPSKSTDELKVAGALLTAQVSKDQKLSNSSGETVSQNHSDGKKGKTTAPLITNPSNKALPILLPVDRIASAKISPTNMCQDAKTASSETMKPSSSTELLPVDDLFCTCPVQQEPGPQLRLKDPKVQKIAVFQSSSPTDDERLRAKGLQLTNSKENAVRVGADPSLAKPSPQIQTKHSPRLPVNAERRQAAENKTESAPGKSHPESQKCPIKSLPILDDLETHNPSVDKVSTLPARDSKKQCSVKGKSQRSAPFLSFRNLLSATFPARMRRETDERRAQLQKVRQYELEFLEELLKPKSSQGEFLPQGSSPVPSGTPCACQLRTSPVLKAPGISREQRRSCDCKRMCRGMRLPDTPVGSTTETQHRGRERPISKTPPAVTKAPHIQGASRRPQTLEIKTTRIRSTSLESREPRGEQGSCLPACTSQTDCMGAPQYKALQRRYSIGELDNSTSTPVYAEVKPKAKSLEKEMERVRATGLRLPTPVEPVHTQSHQVEGKGKKGVFFIQGEELLRESKEGTSEVLLTLPSEDSDDKDKCCSFCFCYRKCEAADESSEKDELSYSIPLQVLPGMELDSHTFPVVSKTLQVLDAEDCSGEEEEEEEEEEPQTQEIDLRACDTMEGSLARVQALQGNSFSLPDGFLNAQLDANELLAILRQCANSPQAEGESRLQPSQIAEYKQELAVRFKEFRASCRRVASVEKSPTRMLAVVTTSFQVLCELTQTFIKLVRGVRSETQRLQLLRKVEEVAINYTLLLRAAEESMGHSSSLPTKSVSPQVSSNTNNMSSLTRPIKTLPDQ, from the exons ACAATGCTCAAAGACGACTCCTTGCTACTCATACCAAATGTGTTGAAGGTGTTCCTGGAGAATGGACAGATTAAGTCCTTTACATTTGATAACCGTACCACTGTTAGG GATGTGATCTCCTCCCTGCAGGACCGCCTCTCACTGCGCTACATTGAGCACTTTGCCTTGGTGTTAGAGGCAGGTGGtctggaccagaaccagaggttgcatctgctgcaggagaaccaGCCTCTGACACAT GTGGTGCATAGAACCTATTTCCAAGGGATGAAGTGTCTGTTCCGCATCTGCTTCTTCCCCAAGGACCCTGCAGACCTGCTGAGAAGGGACCCCGCTGCTTTTGAGTACCTCTATATACAG AGTCGCAATGACGTCATCAAGGAACGCTTCGGCATGGACTGGAAATCTGACATCACGCTACGATTGGCTGCACTTCATATCTACATCACTGTGTCCTCCGCACGGCCTAATCAGAAGATCTCTCTCAAGCATGTCGA AAAAGAGTGGGGACTAGAGCCTTTTCTTCCCCTCACTTTGCTACCAACAGTCAAGGAGAAGAATGTGTGCAAGAGCCTGTCTCAGTTGCTGAAGACCTACCAGCATCCACCACCGTCGGGCAACAAG GTCCCTCCTCTCCAAGGAAAGCtgcagtatatgtgtgtactcAACGACCTCCCACCTTTTGGTGGCATACTGTTTCACACTGTTGGACTG GATGAAAAACAATCAGCTACAACACTACTTGTGGGTCCTCGACATGGTATAAGTCACGTTATTGATCTGAAAAACAACCTCACAACAGTTCTGGCTGAGTTCAGTAGGGTTGTCAAGATCCAGCTCTACCGAGAAAGCCAGGGAGTGGCTCGTGTCGAGGTGACAATCCATGAGGCCAAG CCCCTGGTCCTACTCATGGAATGGCCTGATGCCAGTAACTTTGCATGCCTCATCTCTGGCTACTACAAACTGTTTGTAGACCCCAAACGGACCATCTACTTCCGGACCCCTGGTCAGTCTCAGCTGACCAAAGCAG ATTACAGAAGCTCCCACCATGCTCACCCACGTTCTGGGGCAACCAGCTTGCCAAGTGGAGGGCGCCGAGGGGACGAGAGGGAAAGCTCACACAGGGAGTCAGGGGCTTCAAGGGCCCTAGTTCCGGCAGAGCCCCAGCATCTGGGCTTGTGTCATCTCCACCTTCGAGAACAACAGCAATTTCAAGAgctccaaacacacactgaagctgAACTCGACATTAATGAAAACTTTATTTCGCATGAGCCTCCTGGGCGGCCCCGCACTAAGTCAGACCCAACCCAGCAGACTACAGAGGAAATACCTGGTGTTTTAGAGAGCCCAGCAGTGGAGAATGTAGGATTCAGAATCCGAGCCCAAACAATGCGTCAATCACAGAAAACCTCACGATACTTTTGTGACTCCTGCAAAGCCAGGCATAAGGCAGAGGGTCTTCCAACAGCAATGAACAGTAGTGGGAGCTCGGGGAAACACTGCTCCAGTGCTTGTGCCTCCCGAGCTGGAGGCGCTGTTGACCTCATGGCCCTTCCACCCCCAGGAattgaagaggaggaagaggcagatgCTGGTGAAGAGAAATTgcaaccaccaccacctgctATTGCTGCCCCACCACCAGGCTTCAGGGACAACAGTTCAGATGAGGATGActcaaagagagggaggaaggctCGAACCAGTGCCAGCCCTGGGGTCGCCTCTGGGAAGCTGGCCCAAGCCAAGGAAGATGTGCCTGTAACACTAATTGATAATGTGGCCACAAGAACAGTCCGAGATCATGCCCAGGAGCTTGACGATGCCTTGGTGTCCACCTTACAGGCACTAGAGGCTTTGGCAGCCTCTGAGGACTACCCCCATCACCCTCAACAGCCAACACAGACTGCAG GGCTGATTGTCTTAGCTGCCATTACACCTGAGTCATCATTGGACTCAGGCCATGAGACCAACTCTTCTGAATTGACTGATGTTTCGGAGATGGTGTCGGCTATGaagcagaaccagaaccaggccTACCTGCTGGCTCATCACATCAACAAAGAACGTATACTCTGTCGCCGTGACTTTCCTCTGGCAATCCCTGGCTGCACTGCAAAGACCATAGAGACAGGGGCCTTCTCTGTGGGTCAGATTCGTGCTGGCGGTACACCCAAGCAAGTAATTATCAGCAAGACGGTTCCCGTTAAAGTCAGTCCCAGTCAAGACTCTGCAGTACTCAGAGTTGTGACAGAGCAGGGGGGCAACCAAGAGACTCAGATGGAACAGAAAGAAGAGATGAAAGCAAACCTTGAGTCCACCAAAGCAAACACCCCTGAGCGCCCTTCTAAGTCAACTGATGAACTTAAAGTGGCTGGTGCTTTATTGACAGCTCAAGTCAGTAAAGATCAGAAGTTATCAAATTCTTCTGGGGAGACCGTGAGCCAAAATCATTCGGACGGTAAAAAGGGGAAGACAACAGCACCTCTTATAACAAACCCTAGCAACAAAGCCTTACCTATCCTCCTACCTGTGGACAGAATTGCCTCTGCCAAGATTTCACCCACTAATATGTGCCAAGATGCCAAGACTGCCTCTAGTGAGACCATGAAGCCTTCAAGCTCTACAGAACTATTGCCAGTTGACGACCTTTTCTGCACATGCCCAGTGCAACAGGAGCCTGGGCCTCAACTAAGACTGAAAGACCCAAAGGTTCAGAAGATAGCAGTATTCCAATCTTCCTCCCCCACAGATGACGAGCGTCTTCGGGCCAAAGGCCTTCAGCTTACTAACAGCAAAGAAAATGCAGTGAGAGTAGGAGCAGATCCTAGTTTGGCGAAGCCCAGCCCTCAAATACAAACCAAGCACTCCCCTCGTTTGCCTGTaaatgcagagagaagacaggcaGCTGAAAACAAGACTGAGAGTGCCCCGGGCAAATCCCACCCCGAGTCACAAAAATGCCCCATAAAATCGTTACCTATTTTAGATGATCTGGAAACACATAACCCCTCTGTAGATAAAGTCTCCACTCTCCCTGCCAGAGACTCAAAGAAGCAATGTAGTGTTAAGGGGAAGTCCCAGCGCAGTGCTCCTTTCTTGAGCTTTAGAAACCTTCTTTCAGCTACCTTCCCTGCACGAATGCGAAGAGAAACAGATGAGCGAAGGGCTCAGTTGCAGAAAGTCCGCCAGTATGAACTAGAGTTCTTAGAGGAGCTGCTGAAACCCAAGTCATCCCAAGGAGAATTTCTGCCACAGGGAtcctcacctgtgccctcaGGCACTCCTTGTGCCTGCCAGCTCCGCACCAGCCCTGTCCTAAAGGCTCCAGGTATATCCAGGGAGCAGCGACGCAGCTGTGACTGTAAGCGAATGTGTAGGGGCATGCGACTACCTGACACACCAGTTGGATCcacaacagagacacaacacagaggcagagagagacctATCTCTAAAACCCCTCCAGCCGTCACCAAAGCACCTCACATCCAAGGTGCTTCAAGAAGACCTCAGACCTTGGAAATCAAGACCACACGAATACGCTCAACCAGTCTGGAGTCAAGAGAGCCTAGGGGAGAGCAGGGTTCCTGTTTGCCCGCCTGTACTTCTCAAACCGATTGCATGGGAGCGCCACAATATAAGGCGCTCCAGAGGCGATACAGCATTGGAGAGCTGGATAACAGCACTAGCACGCCTGTGTATGCTGAGGTGAAACCCAAAGCCAAGAGTCtagagaaggagatggagagagtgagGGCCACAGGGCTGAGGCTCCCCACCCCAGTAGAGCCGGTCCACACTCAGTCTCACCAAGTAGAGGGGAAAGGTAAAAAGGGTGTATTTTTCATTCAGGGAGAAGAGCTATTGCGTGAAAGTAAAGAAGGGACTAGCGAAGTGCTGCTGACCCTACCGAGTGAAGACAGTGATGACAAGGATAAATGCTGCTCATTCTGTTTCTGCTACAGGAAGTGTGAGGCTGCAGATGAAAGCAGTGAAAAGGATGAGCTCTCATACTCCATACCCCTTCAGGTCCTTCCAGGCATGGAGCTGGACTCGCATACCTTTCCTGTAGTGAGCAAAACACTCCAGGTTCTTGATGCAGAGGATTGcagtggggaggaagaggaggaggaagaggaggaggagccacagaCACAGGAGATTGACCTGAGAGCCTGTGATACAATGGAGGGGAGTCTTGCACGGGTACAGGCTTTACAGGGAAACAGTTTCAGCTTGCCTGATGGTTTCCTAAATGCCCAGTTGGATGCTAATGAGTTGCTAGCTATTCTGCGTCAGTGTGCTAACAGCCCCCAAGCTGAGGGCGAGTCTCGCCTTCAGCCCTCACAGATTGCAGAGTACAAACAGGAGCTGGCGGTGCGCTTCAAAGAATTCAGAGCATCTTGTCGACGAGTGGCAAGTGTTGAAAAAAGCCCAACACGTATGCTTGCTGTTGTCACGACCAGCTTTCAAGTGTTGTGTGAACTAACTCAGACCTTCATCAAATTGGTCAGGGGAGTTCGTTCAGAAACCCAAAGGCTGCAGCTGTTGAGAAAGGTTGAGGAAGTAGCTATCAACTACACGTTGCTTCTGCGTGCAGCAGAAGAATCAATGGGGCACTCAAGCAGCTTGCCGACAAAATCAGTGAGCCCTCAAGTTTCCTCCAACACAAATAACATGAGCTCACTTACTAGACCCATCAAAACTCTGCCTGACCAGTAA